The candidate division KSB1 bacterium genome segment CGGATAAAACATCGTCGCGATCGGGATTATCACCCGTGCCAGTTGCCCGAGGCTCTGCTGGAGCGAATCATTCGGCTGGCAACGAATCCTGGGGATATCGTGTTGGATGCGCTTTGCGGCACCGGGACCACTCCCATAACGGCTTTCAAATTGGGTCGGCGTTATGTGGCTATTGATATTGATCCAAATTATGTGCAAATAACCAAGCAAAAACTGGCCGAAATTGAGCAAAATGGTTTCGTAAGACGGCCTAGCATCCGAAAACCCCAGCGGGAATATACCAAGAAAGAACTGCAATTAGAATTGCGCAAACTGGCGGCTCATCTGGGACGGCTTCCAACGCCAGAAGATGTCAGAAAAATGAGCCAATATGATGTTCAACTATTTTTCGACATGTTTCCCTCATGGAATAAGGCGCTGAAAGCGGCACGTCTGGAGGTACAGGTTTGATCGAGGCGAGAAAAATATCATTTCAAGAAGCCTGGGATAGTTCAATCGTATTTTTTGTCGACGAAGAGCTCGAGCAGGAGATTGAATCGCAAGTCGAATCGTTATTGAAAACAGCACGGGATCAAAATTCATCCGAGTCCTCTCTCCCGAACATGGTCAATTTTCTGGTTCAACAAAATGATGGGCTGGATGTAATCCTGAAAGACCTGGAGCTATCACAGGAGAAGTTCATGCGCATCGTTTCACTGCTCAGAAAATTGGGCCGCATTCCAGGCGGATTTGATATTGAATGGGGCATGCAAAAAATAAAAAGGAAAATTCAGACAGATCCTGCTTTTGCCATCAAAATAGCGGAGCTTTTGCTAGACGGAAAAAGGGATGAAGAACTAAAAAATTACATTCCACGTTATTATCTTGACACATTGAATTATCGGGAAGCTCCAGTGGGTTCAGAAGCAAGTTTGAAAAAATTATACAAGCGACAACTGATCGGCACGTATGGCGCCAGGAAAGGCCATAAGGTAGAAGATCGAATTCAGCAGCAACTGATGAGCATTGAAGTCGCGCATGGCGTAGGCTATGCGAAGGGGCGGTCCCGAATAATCGAAACCGATATCGATTTTGCCATTCCGAATTTAGATGATCCCTGGGTGATCCTGATGAGTTCATTCCAGGAAACCACCAGCAGCGGACAATCCACGAAAGCGAGAGATATGCTTTCCGCTTATGAACGAGTGCTTCGCAATAATAGCCGCTATGGTGAAAAGCGAATATTTGTCAATTTTGTCGATGGCGGCGGCTGGCTCGCCCGAAAACGAGATTTCCAGCGTTTGGTTCAACAATGCGATTACTTCATCAACTTTCATTATCTGGATATGCTGGAGGCGATTGTGCTGAAGCATGTGCCGAGGAAATATTTTCAAAGAAACAAATGTCATTAAAGACTAAAAATCGGTTTTCTATTTATTGAAAAATGATTTGCTTTTTAGATTTATTCATTTTTTAATGCTAAAAATTTTAATTGCTTTTATTGAAATGTTTTTTCAATTTGTACGAAACGAAACGTCAGACAAATGTGGCTTTGAGCATCAGTAAGAGAATATGAGATCGATTTATCGAGTACATAAAAAGAAAATGAAGGACTCTAAGCTTTTACAGCAAATTCAGCAAAGCGTTCGCTCGATTATTCCCGATGCCGAAATCATACTCTACGGCTCTCGGGCTCGGGGTGAGGCGAGGGAAGATTCGGACTGGGATTTGTTAATTTTGGTCGATCAGGATGTCGATGCTAATTTAACGAAGTTAGTGAGAGATCGTTTGTATGAGATCGAGTTGGCGACAGATCAAATCCTGAGCAGCATCATTCGATCAAAAAAGGAGTGGAATTCTTCACAATATTCGATTTTGCCTTTTAAGCGCAGAGTAGAACAAGAAGGCGTGTTACTATGACCGAGGATTTCCGAAATGATCTCATTCGCTATCGTATCGAGCGGGCCAAA includes the following:
- a CDS encoding nucleotidyltransferase domain-containing protein, with the translated sequence MRSIYRVHKKKMKDSKLLQQIQQSVRSIIPDAEIILYGSRARGEAREDSDWDLLILVDQDVDANLTKLVRDRLYEIELATDQILSSIIRSKKEWNSSQYSILPFKRRVEQEGVLL